A genomic region of Zea mays cultivar B73 chromosome 6, Zm-B73-REFERENCE-NAM-5.0, whole genome shotgun sequence contains the following coding sequences:
- the LOC100279591 gene encoding putative cytochrome P450 superfamily protein — MSAPHSAPHHPSLPAGDAKKQPHLGADPSKKASCFGGGGDHHPKKPGPSAAKLALASFLGVIILLAADASLTGAGAHRRLRQQYLHYVGVGVGGGGITDSLSWLSVPDRPNFTDDLLARWLAPGGSPCRDARTANISVEVLDDAAARGEATTLGAGEIHEVTFWALDEAGQRRCLGGDYFEVDLSGDAWKSRPPIVDHGDGSYSFRLQVAPRFAAGEFRLTVVLLFRSWEGLKFSSSRFKYRAELRRIPLLFRPDNNASLPALETCRAADFSRDAWSGRWTRLAKNDSCEDVDAAGRYRCLESDHPCEAPWCDGPLGALESNGWVYSAHCSFKLFAADASWRCLDGKWLFFWGDSNHVDTIRNLLTFVLGITDTSVVTRRFDAVFTNPSGGAGTLRITSIFNGHWNMSMNYLGLHSLRNRGFRQLIRSYFMSGDRVPDVVVLNSGLHDGCYWTSVRIYAQAADFAAQFWSGVMDKVRARGRAVPRVFYRTTIATGGYARDLAFNPNKMEAFNGVLVEKMRRHGVLTGGVIDNFDMTFPWHYDNRCNDGVHYGRAPAKLVWRDGKVGHQYFVDLMLGHVLLNAICNE, encoded by the coding sequence ATGTCGGCGCCCCACTCGGCGCCCCACCACCCATCCCTCCCCGCCGGGGACGCCAAGAAGCAGCCACACCTCGGGGCCGACCCCAGCAAGAAGGCCTCCTGCTTCGGCGGCGGGGGCGACCACCACCCCAAGAAGCCCGGCCCCTCCGCAGCGAAGCTCGCGCTCGCGTCCTTCCTCGGCGTCATCatcctcctcgccgccgacgcctCCCTTACCGGCGCCGGCGCGCACCGCCGCCTGCGGCAGCAGTACCTGCATTACGTCGGCGTTGGCGTTGGAGGCGGAGGCATCACCGACTCGCTCTCGTGGCTCTCCGTGCCGGACCGCCCCAACTTCACCGACGACCTACTCGCGCGGTGGCTCGCGCCCGGGGGTTCCCCGTGCCGGGACGCGCGCACGGCGAACATCTCCGTGGAGGTTCTTGACGACGCCGCGGCGAGGGGGGAGGCGACCACTCTCGGCGCGGGCGAGATCCACGAGGTCACGTTCTGGGCGCTGGACGAGGCTGGGCAGCGCCGCTGCCTCGGCGGGGACTACTTCGAGGTCGACCTCTCCGGGGACGCCTGGAAGTCGCGGCCCCCCATCGTGGACCACGGCGACGGCTCCTACTCCTTCCGCCTCCAGGTCGCACCGCGCTTCGCCGCGGGGGAGTTCCGCCTCACCGTCGTCCTCCTCTTCCGCAGCTGGGAGGGGCTCAAGTTCTCCTCGTCGAGGTTCAAGTACCGCGCCGAGCTGCGCCGCATCCCCCTCCTGTTCCGGCCGGACAATAACGCGTCCCTGCCGGCGCTGGAGACGTGCCGCGCCGCGGACTTCTCTCGCGATGCCTGGTCGGGACGGTGGACGCGGCTCGCCAAGAACGACAGCTGCGAGGACGTCGACGCAGCGGGGCGGTACCGGTGCCTGGAGTCGGACCACCCGTGCGAGGCACCGTGGTGCGACGGGCCGCTCGGCGCGCTGGAGAGCAACGGGTGGGTGTACTCGGCGCACTGCTCCTTCAAGCTCTTTGCGGCCGATGCTTCGTGGCGGTGCCTTGACGGGAAGTGGCTCTTCTTCTGGGGCGACTCTAACCACGTCGACACCATCCGGAACCTCCTCACCTTCGTCCTCGGCATCACGGACACGTCTGTTGTGACGCGCCGGTTTGATGCAGTGTTCACCAATCCCAGTGGTGGGGCAGGGACTCTGAGGATCACAAGCATCTTCAACGGCCACTGGAACATGAGCATGAACTATCTCGGCTTGCATTCCCTCCGGAACAGAGGTTTCCGGCAGCTCATCCGGTCCTACTTCATGTCCGGTGATCGTGTTCCGGACGTCGTGGTCCTGAACTCTGGCCTGCACGATGGCTGCTACTGGACCAGCGTCCGCATCTACGCGCAGGCTGCGGATTTCGCAGCACAGTTCTGGTCCGGAGTCATGGACAAAGTCCGGGCTCGTGGGCGTGCAGTGCCCAGGGTGTTCTACCGGACGACGATTGCCACTGGGGGCTACGCTAGGGACCTGGCATTCAATCCAAACAAGATGGAGGCGTTCAATGGTGTGCTTGTTGAGAAGATGAGGCGGCACGGGGTGCTAACTGGTGGAGTGATTGACAATTTTGACATGACATTCCCATGGCACTATGACAACCGCTGCAATGACGGCGTGCACTACGGGCGTGCACCGGCGAAGCTGGTGTGGCGGGATGGCAAGGTTGGGCACCAGTACTTCGTCGACCTGATGCTGGGG
- the LOC100272555 gene encoding uncharacterized protein LOC100272555, translating into MEVETMLDDDVFFAELSKRISLLITDDDEGADFSAAQFIPAAAAAAAPLQGFASRAHVPSQASLLAPPAYALYHHYHHGASYGGDDSARAAWQQLQCGSKGTGVFIPRSTPGSAHPKKKGKSRGAAAAAAKAARAAGAGAPPRKRV; encoded by the exons ATGGAGGTGGAGACGATGCTGGACGACGACGTGTTCTTCGCCGAGCTCAGCAAGCGGATATCGCTGCTCATCACCGACGACGACGAGGGCGCGGACTTCTCCGCCGCGCAGTTcatccccgccgccgccgccgccgccgcgcccctcCAG GGGTTCGCGTCGCGCGCCCATGTGCCGTCGCAGGCGTCGCTGCTGGCGCCACCGGCCTACGCGCTGTACCACCACTACCACCACGGCGCCAGCTACGGCGGGGACGACAGCGCCAGGGCGGCGTGGCAGCAGCTGCAGTGCGGCAGCAAGGGCACCGGCGTGTTCATCCCGCGGTCCACGCCAGGCTCCGCGCaccccaagaagaagggcaagagccggggcgccgccgccgccgccgccaaggCCGCGCGGGCGGCCGGCGCGGGCGCACCGCCCAGGAAGCGCGTCTGA